Below is a genomic region from Mustela lutreola isolate mMusLut2 chromosome 1, mMusLut2.pri, whole genome shotgun sequence.
ACCACAGTATTCATGCATCACAGGTCATTCACATTGCTGCTTATGTGAACCAAGAAGCTTACCTCTTCCTAAAACCTTATTGTCATCTTCCCAAAAGGGAAATAAGGCTATGGCTAGAGGCCATGGACCCTGACTTCTCCTCTAGTCTTTCTCTTCCCAATGCCTGGAAAATTACTTTGCTATCCAGGACAGGAGCCCTAACACCTTCCTGCATATGGACAACAGTAGAATTTTTGCTTCTTAGGATCTGAAGGCCCAGCTAAGCAAGAGATGGCTGATGTGGGGGTGAAAACACATTTTGTCATTGTCAACTGGTAAATTACCAGAGGAGTTCTGTACTTCTCAGTAATGTCACTGGAGATTGGGATGCAGGAAGTTGCATCCCAATGGAATGGAGGGCACTATTTCTGGAAAATGAGGTGAGGCATTGAGGATAACAGAAGGATGATGAATGCTGCAGAAAACAATGATAGATACCACGGAAAATGCCTGCCAGTTATGGGGTGCCTATTATATACTGGGCATTTAGCAAATGTACCAGTCCTATTAGCTTATTTCGGTGTCTCATAAACTTCTCTTATTAATCCTATGAGGTAGGCATAACTGTGTTTCTTTAATTCTAAGAGACCATCAATTTAATAAAAgcatttcaaagaaaacatacattgCATTTACGCCTGATATGTTGTTGTGTTGTGTCTCTACTAATGGAATATAGAATGCACTTATAACATAACCACTTTACAGTTCAGGCTAAGAATGCAAGTTTGAATTCAGGCTTTCTTATTCAGCTTCTGAAGAGTCCTGTCTTCCACTATGCACATATAGTGCTCTATAACCCACCTGGGACTTCTTTCACAATTTAGGATTAATGGTTTAAATTAGAGCAGaataggggggaggagtcaagatggcggagaagtagcaagctgagactgcttcagctagccggagatcagctagatagcttatctaaagattgcaaacacctgaaaatccatcggcagatcgaagagaagaagaacagcaattctggaaacagaaaaacaaccactttctgaaaggtaggaccggcggagaagtgaatccaaagcgacgggaagatagaccccggggggaggggccggctcccggcaagcggcggagcaaccgcgcacaaaatcaggacttttaaaagtctgttccgcggagggacatcgctccagaggctaaaccggggcgaaacccacgcggggtcagcgtggcctcaggtcccgcagggtcacagaaggatcgggggtgtctgagtgtcgcagagcttgcgggtattggaacgggaaagccggctacagagacagagccgacagtaagctcgcagctcggtgttaccttgaaccggtcgcaggctcggtgagctcggagcgcggccggaggtcaggcagacgggagtaactgggcgctgttctctgagggcgcactgaggagtggggccctgggctctcggctcctccgggccggagaccaggaggccgccatttgtattcccgtcctctggaactctacggaaagcgctcagggaacaaaagctcctgaaagcaaacccgagcggattactcaccccggccccgggtaagggcggtgtaattccgcctggggcaaagacacttgagaatcactacaccaggcccctcccccagaagatcaacaagaaatccagccgagaccaagttcacctaccaaggagtgcggtttcaataccaaggagagcagcagaattccagaggaggagaaagccaaacacggaactcatggcttttttcctgggattttttttagtcttgcagttaatttgactttttctttttcattttttttttttctcgccttcgggtaaaattttttttaaactgttacctttttcttttttaatgattttttactagtttatctaatatatatattttttcttttttacatttttcttaggtgttttctttttttaaaaattcttttcttttcttttctttttttttttcttttctttctgttttttttttttttttctttcttcctttttgaacctctttttatcccctttctccccactcacgattttggatctcttctaatttggttaaagcatattttcctggggttgttgccacccttttagtattttacttgccccttcatttactcttatctggacaaaatgacaagacataaaaattcaacacaaaaaaaagaacaagaggcagtaccgaaggctagggacctaatcaatacagacatcggtaatatgtcagatctagagttcagaatgacaattctcaaggttctagccgggctcgaaaaaggcatggaagatattagagaaaccctctcgagagatataaaagccctttctggagaaataaaagaactaaaatctaaccaaggtgaaatcaaaaaagctattaatgaggtgcaatcaaaaatggaggctctaactgctaggataaatgaggcagaagaaagaattagtgatatagaagaccaaatgacagagaataaagaagctgatcaaaagagggacaaacagctactggaccacgaggggagaattcgagagataagtgacaccataagacgaaacaacattagaataattgggattccagaagaagaagaaagtgagaggggagcagaaggtatactggagagaattattggggagaatttccccaatatggcaaagggaacgagcatcaaaattcaggaggttcagagaacgcccctcaaaatcaataagaataggcccacaccccgtcacctaatagtaaaatttacaagtctcaatgacaaagagaaaatcctgaaagcagcccgggaaaagaagtctgtaacatacaatggaaaaaatattagattggcagctgacttatccacagagacctggcaggccagaaagagctggcatgatattttcagagcactaaacgagaaaaacatgcagccaagaatactatatccagctaggctatcattgaaaatagaaggagagattaaaagcttccaggacaaacaacaactgaaagaatttgcaaataccaaaccagctctacaggaaatattgaaaggggtcctctaagcaaagagagagcctacaagtggtagatcagaaaggaacagagaccatatacagtaacagtcaccttacaggcaatacaatggcactaaattcatatctctcaatagttaccctgaatgtgaatgggctaaatgcccctgtcaaaagacacagggtatcagaatggataaaaaaacaaagcccatctatatgttgcctccaagaaacacattttaagcccgaagacacctccagatttaaagtgagggggtggaaaagaatttaccatgctaatggacatcagaagaaagcaggagtggcaatccttatatcagatcaattagattttaagccaaagactataataagagatgaggaaggacactatatcatactcaaagggtctgtccaacaagaagatttaacaattttaaatatctatgcccccaatgtgggagcagccaactatataaaccaattaataacaaaatcaaagaaacacatcaacaataatacaataatagtaggggactttaacactcccctcactgaaatggacaggtcatccaagcaaaagatcagcaaggaaataaaggccttaaacgacacactggaccagatggacatcacagatatattcagaacatttcatcccaaagcaacagaatacacattcttctctagtgcacatggaacattctccagaatagatcacatcctcggtcctaaatcaggactcaaccagtatcaaaagattgggatcattccctgcatattttcagaccacaatgctctaaagctagaactcaaccacaaaaggaagtttggaaagaacccaaatacatggagactaaacagtatccttctaaagaatgaatgggtcaaccgggaaattaaagaagaattgaaaaaaatcatggaaacaaatgataatgaaaatacaacggttcaaaatctatgggacacaacaaaggcagtcctgagaggaaaatatatagcggtacaagcctttctcaagaaacaagaaaggtctcaggtacacaacctaaccctacacctaaaggagctggagaaagaacaagaaagaaacccttagcccagcaggagaagagaaatcataaagatcagagcagaaatcaatgaaatagaaaccaaaaaaacaatagaacaaatcaacgaaactaggagctggttctttgaaagaattaataaaattgataaacccctggcccgacttatcaaaaagaaaagagaaaggacccaaataaataaaatcatgaatgaaagaggagagatcacaactaacaccaaagaaatacaaactattataagaacatactatgagcaactctacggcaataaatttgacaatctggaagaaatggatgcattcctagaaacatataaactaccacaaatgagccaggaagaaatagaaagcctgaacagacccataaccagtaaagagattgaaacagtcattaaaaatctccaaacaaacaaaagcccagggccagacggcttcccgggggaattctaccaaacatttaaagaagaactaattcctattctcctgaaactgttccaaaaaatagaaatggaaggaaaacttccaaactcattttatgaggccagcatcaccttgatcccaaaaccagacaaggatcccaccaaaaaagagagctatagaccgatatccttgatgaacacagatgcgaaaatactcaacaaaatactagccaataggattcaacagtacattaaaaggattattcaccacgaccaagtgggatttattccagggctgcaaggttggttcaacatccgcaaatcagtcaatgtgatacaacacatcaataaaagaaagaacaagaaccatatgatactctcaatagatgctgaaaaagcatttgacaaagtacaacatcccttcctgatcaaaactcttcaaagtgtagggatagagggcgcatacctcaatatcatcaaagccatctatgaaaaacccaccgcaaatatcattctcaatggagaaaaactgaaagcttttccgctaaggtcaggaacacggcagggatgtccattatcaccactgctattcaacatcgtactagaggtcctagcctcagcaatcagacaacaaaaggaaattaaaggcatccaaatcggcaaagaagaagtcaaattatcactcttcgcagatgatatgatactctatgtggaaaacccaaaagactccactccaaaactgctagaacttatacaggaattcagtaaagtgtcaggatataaaatcaatgcacagaaatcagttgcatttctctacaccaacagcaagacagaagaaagagatattaaggagtcaatcccatttacaattgcatccaaaaccataagatacctaggaataaacctaaccaaagagacacagaatctatactcagaaaactataaagtactcatgaaagaaattgaggaagacacaaagaaatggaacaatgtgccatgctcctggattggaagaataaatattgtgaaaatgtctatgctacctaaagcaatttacacatttaatgcaattcctatcaaagtaccatccatctttttcaaagaaatggaacaaataatgctaaaatttatatggaaccagaaaagacctcgaatagccaaagggatattgaaaaagaaagccaacgttggtggcatcacaattccggacttcaggctctattacaaagctgtcatcatcaagacagcatggtactggcacaaaaacagacacatagatcaatggaacagaatagagagcccagaaatagactctcaaatctatggtcaactaatcttcgacaaagcaggaaagaatgtccaatggaaaaaagacagccttttcaataaatggtgctgggaaaattggacagccacatgcagaaaaatgaaattggaccatttccttacaccacacacaaaaatagactcaaaatggatgaaggacctcaatgtacgaaaggaatccatcaaaatccttgaggagaacacgggcagcaacctcttcgacctctgccgcagcaacatcttcctaggaacaacgcaaaaggcaagggaagcaagggaaaaaatgaactactgggatttcatcaagatcaaaagcttttgcacagcaaaggaaacagttaacaaaatcaaaagacaactgacagaatgggagaagatatttgcaaacgacatatcagataaaggactagtgtccagaatctataaagaacttagcaaactcaacacccagagaacaaataatccaatcaagaaatgggcagaggacatgagcagacatttctgcaaagaagacatccagatggccaacagacacatgaaaaagtgctccatatcactcggcatcagggaaatacaaatcaaaaccacaatgcgatatcacctcacaccagtcagaatggctaaaatcaacaagtcaggaaatgacagatgctggcgaggatgcggagaaaggggaaccctcctacactgttggtgggaatgcaagctggtgcagccactctggaaaacagcatggaggttcctcaaaatgttgaaaatagaactgccctatgacccagcaattgcactattgggtatttaccctaaagatacaaatgtagtgatccaaaggagcacatgcacccgaatgtttatagcagcaatgtccacaatagccaaactatggaaagaacctagatgtccatcaacagatgaatggatcaagaagatgtggtatatatacacaatggaatactatgcagccatcaaaagaaatgaaatcttgccatttgcaacaacatggatggaactagagcgtatcatgcttagcgaaataagtcaagccgagaaagacaactatcatatgatctccctgatatgaggaagtggtgatgcaacatggaggcttaagtgggtagaagaagaataaatgaaacaagatgggattgggagggagacaaaccataagtgactcttaatctcacaaaacaaactgagggttgccgaggggagggggtttgggagaaggggttgggattatggacattggggagggtatgtgctttggtgagtgctgtgaagtgtgtaaacctggtgattcacagacctgtacccctggggataaaaatatatgtttataaaaaataaaaaaagtataaaaaaaaataaaataaaataaattagagcaGAATAAAGAATGCAaggtttcggggcacctgggtggctcagtgggctaaagcctctgccttcggctcaggtcctgatcccagggtcctgggatggagccccacatcgggctctctgctcggcagggagcttcctactttctccctgcctgcctctgcctacttgtgatctctgtcaaatgaacagataaaatctttaaaaaaaaaaaaatttaaaaagaatgcaaGATTTCTTCTGCACTTCCTATTCTATTAAACTTATAGTTCCCCCATCATCTATCTTTTATCTAAGAAATACTCCTTCACAATGCATGACAACACAGATTTTCCCAGCTTTGAAAGTCATGTGACCTATGCTTAGCGATTTGTCCAAATTTGCAAATGTGCTGATGTTGACATCCCAATATATTCCTCTCTGTGGTGACTGGCAAGGTTGTTGTTACTTTCAGCATTGGTTATAAAATGCATTCCTATtacttttctttaacttttaaaattctaattccaGTATAACGTACAGTCGTAATTTAACACTTACATgcaccatcttttttttaaaagattttatttatttatttgacagacagagatcacaagtaggcagagaggcaggcagagagagagggaaagcaggctccctgcagagcagagagagcccaatgtggggctcgatcccaggaccctgagatcatgacctgagctaaaggtagaggtttaacccactgagccacccaagtgcccctacatCATcttttatgagtgaaatcatatgctatttgtctttctctgactgacttatttcacttagcataatactctatagctccatccctgtcattgcaaatggaaagatttcattgtGTTTTACGGCTGAGTCCATCAtatgtatgtacgtgtgtgtgtgtatacacagtgtttttcacattttctttatccatccatcccccttgggctgcttccataatttggctattgtaaaaaatgttgcaataaacatagggtacatgtatccttttgaattagtgttgttgtatttttagtgaaaatacccagtagtacaattccTGAATTGTGCATTcctattacttttaaaaaaaattttaaacttaacatTTGGGGGTAcaattatttcccttttctttctcttctgaatcCTCTTCAGTCAGGCCTTTGTTTCCAGCCCTCCACCCAAACTGCTCTTGTGAAGGTCATTGACATCCTACCTCCACATGGCCAGACCCACTGACCAACTCTCAGTTAGCAGCAGTAGCACTTGACACCATCCTTATGGAACAGTTTCTTTCTTAGTTTTCCTCCATCAATCAGAGCCTTCTCAGTTTCTCTGCCTCATTCCTCCTCACCTCCTGACCTCCATGAACCAGTCCTCTGACTTCTCTTACCTTTCTGCCTTCACTTCTGTAGTTATGTCACCTAGTTGCATAGCTGGTTTCTATAATAAACAGCTTTTACATGGAAATCTGCATCTCTCCACCCATCCTACTGCCTACTCTACAGCACTCCTTGGATGCCTAAGAGACTCTGCAAACTTAATGTCTTAAACCAAGCTCTTATTTTCCACCCCACCTCATCCTAAACTGGCTCTTTTCGTGGTCCTTTGTATCTCAATAAATGACAACTTATGTCCTCTTGTTGCTTGGATAAAAATATCGAGGTCGtccttgactcctctctttctctcattccctgCATCCAGTCCTGTAGCTAATCCTGTCATCTGGACTTTAAAATTACATCTAAAATGCAAGCCACTGCTACCACCCTGACACATCCATGATAGCCACTCACCTAACGTATCTGACGCCCCTTCCATCCAAGCCTATCAGCAGCCATTTTTCTAACCTGCAGCCAGAGTGACTCTCTGCAGCCCAAGCCAGATCAAGTAATCAGCTGCTTAAAGCCATGCAGGGGCTCCTTATCTCAACCAGAGTTAAATCCCAGCCCTGTGTCCATCCAGGCCCTATGTTTCCTGGTACCTGCTAGTTTTAACTTCTGCCTGTCCTATGTCCCAGCCAGGGGCATATTCTATTCTGCAGCCAGACTTGTCTCCTGACTGGTCTCATATATGCCAAGCACAGACCACCAGAGGAACTTAAGGCTTTTGTTCTTGGGGTTTCTGAgcatcttctctcctcccccagatTTCCACCTGGCTTGCTCACTCATTTTCTTGAGGTTTCTTCAAATGATACCATAACAGCGAGGCCTCCTTTGTGCTGCCTGTGAAAAATAACCACCTCCCAGAATTCTATGCTACTCAGTCTGCTTCATTTTCCCCCATAGCATGTATAACACTAAGGATAGTAGACACGGATTTGTTGATAGTCTGTCCACATGATACTGAACACAACCCAAATGCAGGGACTGTAGCCATGTTAGTCACTAGAGAATATCCCACGACTTAGAGGAAGGCCATCCCAAAGGAGGGTGTCAGTGAATGTTTGTGGACTtagcagacaaagggagaaggaacaaAGAGTTAACAGTCAGCCCTGAACTTTCATTAGAGGCTTTCATTAGAAGAAGCATACATTTCTCTACTACTCAGACCTAGCAGTCAGAACCAACTCCTCCACATCACCATCGAGGACTGTGGAATGACTGGCCCATCTCAAGCTGACTTTTGCCTTCTGTCCCCTTCCAGGTGTACAGCTCTCCCAGGCTCTGTAAGGCTTCTGCTATGACCACAGTTTCTTCGTGTTACCAGGACTGCCCTTTGCTGCCGCAGCCACACCAGATCCCCATCCTACCCTATCTATCCTTGGCCCCAAGTCAGCATGGGTAGTGTCAGTAGCCTCATCTCTGGCCACAGCTTCCATGGCAAGCATTGCCGGGCTTCACGATACAAGTTGGGCAAGTCTTCCCATCTCAAGAAGCTCAATCGGTATTCAGATGGGCTGCTGAGATTTGGTTTCTCCCAGGATTCAGGCCATGGCAAGTCCAGCTCAAAAATGGGAAAGAGCGAAGACTTCTTCTACATCAAGGTCAGCCAGAAAGCCCGGGGCTCCCACCACCCAGATTACACTGCACTGTCTAGTGGGGACATAGGCGGCCAGGCTGGGGTGGAGTTTGGCCCATCCACCCCACCCAAGCTTATGCCCTTCTCCAATCAGCTAGAAATGGTAAGCAAGGGTCTCTGgaaagggtgggtgggtgggaaaaCCAATAAAGAGCCAAATGAGAATGAAGAgaatggaggcagggagggaaacgGAGGTGATGATACTAACATTTATGCCTCCAAGAGGCGAGAGCAGGGGTGGTAAGGACAGAAGTGCTCAGTTACACCACAGAGATCAAAGGCTGGATGAGGGAATTGAAGCCCTGGCCAATCCCCTAATCTGGGAGAGTACCCAAGGGGTAAGCCCTAagcaaaaaggagaaatgaaagcctTTTTGAGCTCTACTAGAATGCAACTGGTTGTCAAAACAGGACCAACAGCAGCATTTTCAAGTGCATGGCAAGAGGAGGGTGCTCTGTTATATCTGGAAGAGCGGATGGAGAATCCACTTGGAGAGAGGTTGCAGAGAAGCTGCTAGCACACTCCTGGAGATGGGCCTTTCCCTCACTCACTCCTCCTGTGGTGCAGCAGCTCCTCACTCAAGCTGGGCCTTGGAAGTGTCTTTGGCTGGAAAAAAGCCAAATTTGTTATCATCGGGTTAGCAAGGATGAGGTTAAAAGAGCCCTACATACTCAGAAATCTGGCCCTTGTGCCATTTTAGACTTTCATGGGTCCCACCAGTGGACCTGAAAACAATTTTCCTAGTTAATCCTCTGCCCCCACCTGGGGGGATCAGTCCATGGCTTTGATATACTAGGAAAAGACCCCCCTAGTTTGCATCAAGCtttatgtttttcaaatgaaaGGGCTTGTAGACTGTAGTCTACTCTCCCAATGAAAATGACAGTTTTCAGAAAAGTATTGTTATTTCAAGTGATTTCCCCCAGCCTTTTGATACTGGTCACAGCCAGTTTTCTCACTCCCGGCCTACTGGAAGGGGCAGTGAAGGTGAAGAAGGGCCTGACCTCCACAGGGACACCTTGTTCATCCAGCCCAATGCTCACACCTTACACCACACAGAGACCCAGAGCCAGAGCCCTGGCCCAGGGATCTCAGCAAGTGAACCTAAATATGTTGTTCATTTTCTCAGGAGGGCTGGGACAAGCTCATGACAGGCTGGCAATTTATAAAGCCAAGTACCTCAGTAATCCTTAAGGATCTCCCCTACGCACAAAGGAATTTATCCTCCTTGAGAAGGATTCACCATATTTAGCTGCTTCATAGCAACAGGCAAGGTTGCCTATGGCTAGGACCAAGAAGGATGCTATGTGGCTGGCACACATACCTAGGCAAGGGAGGGAAAGTTGAGAGGGGAGTTGAAGGGAGACACGGGATCAATATGGTTGTTTTCCTCACCAGGGCTCAGAGAAGGGTGCAGTGAGGCCCACAGCGTTCAAGCCTGTGCTGCCGCGGTCAGGAGCCATCCTCCACTCATCCCCTGAGAGCTCCAGCCACCAGCTGCACCCTGCCCCTCCAGACAGGCCCAAGGAACAGGAGCCAAAGCCCAGCCTGTGCTCTGGGGCACTGTCTGACTCCGGCCGGAACTCCATGTCCAGCCTGCCCACACACAGCACCAGCAGCAGCTACCAGTTGGACCCACTGGTTACACCAGTGGGGCCCACCAGCCGTTTTGGAGGCTCAGCCCACAATATCACCCAGGGCATCATCCTCCAGGACAGCAACATGATGAGCCTGAaggctttgtctttctctgatggggGTAGCAAGCTGGCCCACCCAAGCAAGGCGGACAAAAGTTCCTCATGTGTCCGTTCCCCCATCTCCACAGACGAATGCACCATCCAGGAGCTTGAGCAGAAGCTGCTGGAGAGAGAAGGTGAGCTCCAGAAGCTGCAGCGCAGCCTTGAGGAGAAGGAGCTGGCCTCCAGCCAGGCCTATGAAGAGCGGCAGTGGCGCTGCAAGGAGGAGCTGGAGGGCCTGGACCAGAAGTGCAGCAGCAAGTTGAAGCAGGCCTCCCAGAAGAGCCAGCGCACGCAGCAGGTGCTGCACCTCCAGGTGCTCCAGCTCCAGCAGGAGAAGCGGCAGCTCCGGCAGGAACTTGAGAGCCTCATGAAGGAGCAGGACCTGCTGGAGACCAAGCTCAGGTCCTACGAGAAGGA
It encodes:
- the LZTS1 gene encoding leucine zipper putative tumor suppressor 1; protein product: MGSVSSLISGHSFHGKHCRASRYKLGKSSHLKKLNRYSDGLLRFGFSQDSGHGKSSSKMGKSEDFFYIKVSQKARGSHHPDYTALSSGDIGGQAGVEFGPSTPPKLMPFSNQLEMGSEKGAVRPTAFKPVLPRSGAILHSSPESSSHQLHPAPPDRPKEQEPKPSLCSGALSDSGRNSMSSLPTHSTSSSYQLDPLVTPVGPTSRFGGSAHNITQGIILQDSNMMSLKALSFSDGGSKLAHPSKADKSSSCVRSPISTDECTIQELEQKLLEREGELQKLQRSLEEKELASSQAYEERQWRCKEELEGLDQKCSSKLKQASQKSQRTQQVLHLQVLQLQQEKRQLRQELESLMKEQDLLETKLRSYEKEKTSFAPALEETQWEVCQKSGEISLLKQQLKDSQTEINAKTSEILSLKAQLKDTRSKLEGVELKTQDLESSLRTKGLELEVCENELQRKKNESELLREKVNLLEQELLELRAQAALQREAVSLGPGLGPGLGTTFSEDIPTLQRELERLRAELKEERQGHDQMSSGFQHERLVWKEEKEKVIQYQKQLQQSYLAMYQRNQRLEKALQQLARGDSAGEPFEIDLDGADIPYEDIIATEI